Within the Pseudobythopirellula maris genome, the region GGCGGAGTACATGGAGCTCGTCGCACGCCTCCCGCTGGTGCCTATTACGAGCGACAGCAAGCTGGATGCAGCGTCAAAAAAGATCGACGAGCTTCTGGATCGCGACCGTCTTGGGCGGGGCGCTGAGCGTTACCTGGAGGTCCTGTCTGACCTTGTCGAGAAGTACGAGAACAGCCGCCACGCCGTTGAGAGGGTCTCCGACGCCGAGTTGCTCGAGCACCTTATGGACGCTAAGGGGGTGCGTGCGGCCGAGGTCGCTCGAGAAACCAAGATCGTCGAATCAACACTTTCGAACGTGCTCAAAGGAAAGCGCGCCTTCACACGCGAGCACATCGGCAGGCTATCGCGTTACTTCGGCGTGGGCCCCAGCGTCTTCACTTATTAAAGCGCCTTTACGCTCCGCCCAGGACCCGCTTCCGGCCCGCCACGCGCTCGCGGAGCCGCTCCGGGTCGTCGTCCGGCGTGGCTTCGATCAGGCGGCGGGTGTAGTCCTCTTTTGGTGCGGCGTAGATCGCCTGCGACGGGCCGAACTCGACGATCTTGCCGGCGTTCATCACCGCCATCATGTCGGCCATGAACTTCACGACCGACAGGTCGTGGCTGATGAAGATGTACGTGAGCCCGCGTTTCTCTTGCAGCCGTTTGAGCAGGTTCAGCACCTGCGCCTGCACGGACACGTCCAAGGCCGAGACCGACTCATCGCAGACGATGAACTCCGGCTCGACGGCGATCGCCCGGGCGATGCAGATCCGCTGCCGCTGGCCGCCGGAGAACTCGTGCGGGTAGCGCCGGAGGTGCTCGGCCTTGAGGCCGACTTCTTCTAAGAGCGCAGCGGCGCGGTCGCGGCGCTCCGATTTTCCTTTCACGAGCCGCTGCACGACCATCGGTTCGGTGACAATCGCCTCGACCGTCATCCGCGGGTTGAGCGAGCCGTAAGGGTCTTGGAAGATGATCTGCATGCGGCTGCGCATGCGGCGCATCTCGCCGCCGCTGAGGTGCGCCACGTCCGTGCCGTCGTAAACGACCTTGCCGGCGGTCGGCTCGATGAGCCGCAAGATCGCCCGGCCGGCGGTCGTCTTGCCGCAGCCGCTCTCGCCCACGAGGCCGAGCGTCTGGCCGCGGTAGATGTTGAACGAAATGCCGTCCACGGCCCGCACGTGGTCGACCACGCGGCCGAAGAAGCCGCGCCGCACCGGGAAGTGAACCTTCAGGTCATCGACCGCCAGCAGCGGCTTCGTCCCCTCGTCCACGGCCGTGGTGTCGGCGGTGTGGGTGGTCTCGTCCCAAGGGTGGCCGATCGCGGTGAGCTCGCTCTTGGGGTGCAGCAGCGGGCCGCGACCGTGCTCGGTCATGCGGCGGATTTTTTCTTCGTCGAGGCTCTTCTCGAATAACCTCACCTCGCCATCGGGAAGAATCTCTTCGCCCATGAAGTCGGCCACGGTGGGCAACAGACGGTACTTCGACTCGAGCCGCGGCCGGCAAGCCAGCAGGCCCTTGGTGTAAGGGTGCTGGGGCGACTCGAAGATCTGCAGCACCGGCCCCTGCTCGACGACCTTTCCGCGGTACATCACGAGCACCTCGTCGGCGATCTCGGCGATCACGCCCAGGTCGTGCGTGATAAACAAGATCGCCATGCCGCGGTCGTCGCGCAAGCGGCGGAGGATGTCGAGGATCTGGGCCTGGATCGTCACGTCGAGCGCGGTGGTCGGCTCGTCGGCGATCAGCAGCTTGGGGTTGCAACTGAGCGCCATGGCGATCATCACCCGCTGCTTCTGACCGCCGGAGAGTTGGTGGGGGTAGCTGTCGACGCGCTGCGCGGGCTCGGGGATGCCGACCTCGTTGAACAGCTCGATGGTGCGCTGCCGGGCCTCGCTCTTCGACATCCCCTCGTGCAGCTCGAGCGCCTCCATCACCTGCGAGCCGACGGTGAACACCGGGTTCAATGAGGTCATCGGCTCTTGGAAGATCATGCTGACGTCGGCGCCGCGGATCTTGCGCATCTCCGGCTCGGGCAACCGCACAAGGTCTTGCCCCAACAGCGCGATGCTGCCGGTCTCGATCTCGGCCGAGGAGGCCAAGAGCCGCATCACGGAGAGCGACGTGACGCTCTTGCCCGAGCCGCTCTCGCCCACGACGCCGAGCGTGCGGCCCGCCTCGATGCGGAGCGTGAGATCGTCAACGGCCTTCACGACCCCTTCCTCGGTGTGGAAGTAGGTGCGTAGGTCTTGGATGTCGAGTACGGCTTCGGTCACGGTCTTGTCCGTTGAATGGCCACAAAAAGGCACTAAAAGTCACAAAGAGGGGTCGGGGGCGTCGAGGACGTACTTTTTGATGTAGAGCGTTGGGGCGCCGAAGTTAATCAAGAGACCGTTCTCCATTCTGGAGGAACGGAGGTAACCGAGCAATTGAGCAATGTGCTCGTTCACAATCGATTTGCAAGCTTTAAGTTCAACGATCAGCACCCCCTCAATGAAGAGGTCAGCGAAGTAATCGCCGAGCACGGTTCCGTCCTCGTCGAGAACAGGCAACGGATGCTGTTGCTTCACTTCGATCCCCAGCTTGCGAAGCCTGCCGCTCAATCCATTCTCATAAACCTTCTCCAAATGCCCGTGACGGAGATAGGAATGGAGATCGTAGCTCGATTGCCGAACGATGTCGCACAACTCGTTGATGCTTCCCCAAGTGGCGGCCATCGCTCCCCTCTTATTTCGTGCTTTCTTCGTGCCTTTTCGTGGCTATTCTAATCGCTCTGCTTGAGCCGCGGGTCGGTCGACTCTTGCAGGCCTTCGCCGATCAGGTTGTAAGCGAGCACCGTCAGGAAGATCGCCGCGCCGGGGAAGAAGATCAGCCACCAGGTCTGTTGGATCGTCGCCCGGCCGGCCTGCAGCAGCGCGCCCCAGCTCGGGTTGGGCGGAGGCGGGCCGAAGCCGAGGAAGCTGAGGCCGCTCTCGAGCAGGATCGCCGACGCGATGCCGAACGTGATCGGCACCAAGATCGGCGCCAGGGCGTTGCGCAGCACGTGGCGGAAGATGATCCGTGGCCGGCTGGCGCCGATCGCGCGGGCGGCGGTGACGAAGTCCATCTCCTTGAGTTTCATGAACTCGGCCCGCGCCAGGCGCGCGATGCCGGTCCAGCGCGTCAGGCCGATCACGGCCATGATGTGCCAGATCGTCGCCTTGTCGACGATCGCCAAGAGCGCCAGGATCAGCACCAGCGCCGGGATGCAGAGCACCAGCTCGATGACGCGGCTGAGCAAGATGTCGGCCCAGCCGCCGAAGTAGCCCGCCAGCGCCCCGACCACCACGCCGACGATCGAGGCGATGCCCATCGACACGAAGCCGACCACCAGCGCCGTACGCGAGCCGTGCACCATCTG harbors:
- a CDS encoding helix-turn-helix domain-containing protein, whose translation is MTTPTKKNTSPGWVAEYMELVARLPLVPITSDSKLDAASKKIDELLDRDRLGRGAERYLEVLSDLVEKYENSRHAVERVSDAELLEHLMDAKGVRAAEVARETKIVESTLSNVLKGKRAFTREHIGRLSRYFGVGPSVFTY
- a CDS encoding GxxExxY protein is translated as MAATWGSINELCDIVRQSSYDLHSYLRHGHLEKVYENGLSGRLRKLGIEVKQQHPLPVLDEDGTVLGDYFADLFIEGVLIVELKACKSIVNEHIAQLLGYLRSSRMENGLLINFGAPTLYIKKYVLDAPDPSL
- a CDS encoding ABC transporter permease — its product is MSDPNNPPEERPAERAELHAEASAVQAQPTTVSPEASLSAISTRPSAGFWGEAWRKFRQRRLAVVALLFVLLLVVVALFSPAIAGTKPVVAYYKGGYYFPAMGYFNPRWENPVFQKDRFRKRYSDAKFKEKDPESWAIWPLVYQDPYRRVMDDEWPGRPGNPFGAEGKPSSLNLFGTDQQGVDVFAQMVHGSRTALVVGFVSMGIASIVGVVVGALAGYFGGWADILLSRVIELVLCIPALVLILALLAIVDKATIWHIMAVIGLTRWTGIARLARAEFMKLKEMDFVTAARAIGASRPRIIFRHVLRNALAPILVPITFGIASAILLESGLSFLGFGPPPPNPSWGALLQAGRATIQQTWWLIFFPGAAIFLTVLAYNLIGEGLQESTDPRLKQSD
- a CDS encoding ABC transporter ATP-binding protein — encoded protein: MTEAVLDIQDLRTYFHTEEGVVKAVDDLTLRIEAGRTLGVVGESGSGKSVTSLSVMRLLASSAEIETGSIALLGQDLVRLPEPEMRKIRGADVSMIFQEPMTSLNPVFTVGSQVMEALELHEGMSKSEARQRTIELFNEVGIPEPAQRVDSYPHQLSGGQKQRVMIAMALSCNPKLLIADEPTTALDVTIQAQILDILRRLRDDRGMAILFITHDLGVIAEIADEVLVMYRGKVVEQGPVLQIFESPQHPYTKGLLACRPRLESKYRLLPTVADFMGEEILPDGEVRLFEKSLDEEKIRRMTEHGRGPLLHPKSELTAIGHPWDETTHTADTTAVDEGTKPLLAVDDLKVHFPVRRGFFGRVVDHVRAVDGISFNIYRGQTLGLVGESGCGKTTAGRAILRLIEPTAGKVVYDGTDVAHLSGGEMRRMRSRMQIIFQDPYGSLNPRMTVEAIVTEPMVVQRLVKGKSERRDRAAALLEEVGLKAEHLRRYPHEFSGGQRQRICIARAIAVEPEFIVCDESVSALDVSVQAQVLNLLKRLQEKRGLTYIFISHDLSVVKFMADMMAVMNAGKIVEFGPSQAIYAAPKEDYTRRLIEATPDDDPERLRERVAGRKRVLGGA